Proteins from one Antennarius striatus isolate MH-2024 chromosome 12, ASM4005453v1, whole genome shotgun sequence genomic window:
- the rpl8 gene encoding large ribosomal subunit protein uL2, which produces MGRVIRGQRKGPGSVFKAHVKHRKGAAKLRHIDFAERHGYIKGIVKDIIHDPGRGAPLAKVAFRDPYRFKKRTELFIAAEGIHTGQFIYCGKKAQLNIGNVLPVGTMPEGTIICCLEEKPGDRGKLARASGNYATVISHNPETKKSRVKLPSGSKKVISSANRAVVGVVAGGGRIDKPILKAGRAYHKYKAKRNCWPRVRGVAMNPVEHPFGGGNHQHIGKPSTIRRDAPAGRKVGLIAARRTGRLRGTKTVQEKEN; this is translated from the exons ATGGGACGTGTGATCAGGGGACAGAGGAAAGGTCCGGGCTCCGTGTTCAAAGCCCACGTCAAGCACCGGAAAGGAGCTGCTAAGCTCCGCCACATTGACTTCGCTGAACGCCACGGTTACATCAAGGGGATcgttaag GACATCATCCATGACCCCGGCCGCGGCGCCCCCCTGGCCAAAGTGGCCTTTCGTGACCCCTACAGATTCAAGAAGAGGACGGAACTCTTCATCGCTGCAGAGGGCATCCACACCGGACAGTTCATCTACTGTGGCAAGAAGg CTCAGCTGAACATCGGTAACGTCCTGCCCGTCGGCACGATGCCTGAGGGAACCATCATCTGCTGCCTGGAGGAGAAGCCCGGTGACAGAGGCAAACTGGCGCGTGCGTCAGGAAACTACGCCACCGTCATCTCGCACAACCCTGAGACGAAGAAGTCCAGAGTGAAGCTGCCCTCCGGGTCCAAGAAGGTCATCTCCTCTGCCAACAGAGCTGTTGTTG GTGTGGTTGCTGGCGGTGGTCGTATCGACAAGCCCATCCTGAAGGCTGGTCGCGCCTACCACAAGTACAAGGCCAAGAGGAACTGCTGGCCGCGTGTCCGTGGTGTGGCTATGAAC CCCGTTGAGCATCCCTTCGGTGGTGGTAACCATCAGCATATTGGTAAACCCTCCACCATCAGGAGGGACGCCCCCGCTGGACGCAAGGTCGGTCTTATTGCCGCCAGACGTACAGGAAGACTGCGTGGAACAAAGACCGTACAGGAGAAGGAGAACTAA